CCGTCAAGGTCCACGGAAATCATTCATAAACacatgggagagattcaagagctaCCAACTTGAATGTCCCCACCATCGTTATTCAGAACCACAAATCATTAATACCTCTTAAGGAGGTATTAACTTGCACTACCAAATCACGCTTGACACATCCAGTGAAGGGAGTTTCAGTACCAGGAACCCTGAAGAGGCAAAGCGTTTGATCAAGAATGTAGATACAGGTAGATCCTACGAAATGATGGACGTAGAGCGAGGAAGGAGAGTTGACTCAATGGATGTGCCGCCTTTAGCCAAAATCAAAGAATCTCTAGATTCGCTTCATTCTGCTCTAAAGGGACAAAACCAATTTGAGATTTACCAAATCGACGATGATACCCTTTCTGAATTAGAACAACAAGTAGACTTCGTAGATATTCCAACCTTGAAAGATAGGTACCCTATCCCTACCCCGATAGCTTTACCCAAAATTACGATGCTACTGTTGGATCACGCCGAGGCAGATTGAAATTTAGATTAAACCAATCTTTCACGGGAAATCGTACAATGGCCACTGATCTGAACGGAAAGATAGACATAATCTACAGTGAGCTAATGAGGAAATTCGACGCTTTAAGTGGACACATTAAGATACTGGACGGTCAAGTCGCGGAAAACGCGACCTCCATCAAAAGGGTGACAGGACGTCTCCCTGGGTGAACTGACGTGAATCCGAAACGTCAAGTTAATGCTTTCTTACTAAGAAGCGGAAAATGCCTCAACCCGAGCGCAATAGAAATCAACTATGCAGAGAAACGTGCTCAAGTTGAGAAAACCGGTGAAAGTAGGTCACGACCAATAGCCCTCGATAGTCTCAACCCAGAATCAGAAACACCTCAAGAGAAAGAGTGGTCCAACGCTGAGGAAGCAACCATCAACCTCGAAGGGGAAGAAGAGGAGTTAGAAGAAGATgtagatatcgatcgacaagaaggaACGAACGTCGATCGACCCAACACAGTAAAAATCGATTGACAAACTGAaacaacgtcgatcgacactcaactcCTGCTGAACAAGCCATAGAGAGAGTGTATAGGACTCTACCACCCTTTCCACCTAAAAAGACACATACTAAGAGAGAATTAGATGaagcgatctgcaagaaagcattcgataaaatCACGTTGGAAATGCCATTGAGTGCTGCCATAGAAGTTTCATCATCAATAAAGAAATATCTAAAGgacatggtatccaacagcttcccaGCTGCTGAACACATtgtcatgatggtttcagaggaagtaagtgcaataatccaaggtGAAACCCCGGTCAAGAGAATCCGGGCAGTTTTGTTCTAGATTGCAATATACGAAATAAAAGTTTTTCTTGATCCCTCTGTGATTTAGGTTCCAGTGTAAACCTCATGCCGCACTTTGTCGCGATATCCCTGGGATACGACAAGTTCAAGCttaccaaaataactttggttcttgccgatagatccgttagaGTATCTGAGGGAGTATGTGACGACGTGCCAATAAAGATTAACGACTGTCACGTACCAACGGATTTTGTTGTGCtgaaataccagaatgaaccgAAAGATCCCCTCATTTTGGTTAGACCATTTCTAGCTACAGCTGGTGTGATCATCGATGTCAAGGAAGGTAGGATACgtctaaacattggaaacattccgATGACTTCGACATGGAAAACCTGATAAGACGATCCTTAATCGATAAACAAACTTCCTACTTGGACGATATCTCTGAGTTGGCTGAAGAATCTT
The Brassica oleracea var. oleracea cultivar TO1000 unplaced genomic scaffold, BOL UnpScaffold01511, whole genome shotgun sequence DNA segment above includes these coding regions:
- the LOC106321380 gene encoding uncharacterized protein LOC106321380 codes for the protein MATDLNGKIDIIYSELMRKFDALSGHIKILDGQVAENATSIKRVTGRLPGGKCLNPSAIEINYAEKRAQVEKTGESRSRPIALDSLNPESETPQEKEWSNAEEATINLEGEEEELEEDVDIDRQEGTNVDRPNTTHTKRELDEAICKKAFDKITLEMPLSAAIEVSSSIKKYLKDMVSNSFPAAEHIVMMVSEEVSAIIQGSSVNLMPHFVAISLGYDKFKLTKITLVLADRSVRVSEGVCDDVPIKINDCHVPTDFVVLKYQNEPKDPLILVRPFLATAGVIIDVKEGRIRLNIGNIPMTSTWKT